GAACACGACCGGTTCACCGGTATGGGCGTCGACCGCAGTGATGAGCATCGTTCGTTGAGGCCAGTGCTGGCTGGGCAGCCGCGCGGCGACGGTAGCGCGCCACTGTGTTCGCCGGGAATCGTCCGACGCCGCATCCATGCCGAGTGCGGCTGCGCCCAGTCTTCGGCGCATATCGGCCGCATCCTCCGCCGCGGCGATGATCTCGCCCGTCCTCCGCATCTGGTCGGCCACCGGCCCAATGGGAACGCGTCCACCGTCGGACCTGGCCGGATCAGTCCGTTGCTGGGGCGCAGCAGCAAGAACGGCGGCGAGTAGCTCGGCAGGGGTCGCACCAGCTATCTGGGCCGCCGCCGTCGAGCCTGCTGACGTCCCAATGGTGAGGTCGGCTGTGGTGACGTCCAGCCCCGCGCTGAACAGGCCAGCGACGACGCCGATCAGCCACGCGTTGCCTGTCGATCCGCCGCCACCCAGGACCAGCGCTCGCTCACCCGCGGCGCCCATCCGTATTGCGGCGTCAACCTGCGGCTGATCCTGGCCGGATAACGGCCGTTCGGAGGCCGTCGTCGAGGTGAAGTGGGGAGTTGAAACAGGTGTTGTGTTCATGGGAGTCGCCTTTCGCGAATTGCCTGTCTGGCGCCCCCGGCGACGACTGCCTCAGTCGCGCGGTCGTGGACTGAAGGGGAGCGCCCACTTGGGTACTGCGTTCATGGGTCTCACCTCCTGCCGATTGATCACGATTACCGGAAAGCTATCAGCCTGTCCCGCGGTGCGCAACGGGACCATCTGGGCCGAACGCGAGTGGCGGCTAGCTCGCCGGGTCATACCCGAACTCGCGGAGCTCCTGCGAG
Above is a window of Arthrobacter sp. FB24 DNA encoding:
- a CDS encoding patatin-like phospholipase family protein → MNTTPVSTPHFTSTTASERPLSGQDQPQVDAAIRMGAAGERALVLGGGGSTGNAWLIGVVAGLFSAGLDVTTADLTIGTSAGSTAAAQIAGATPAELLAAVLAAAPQQRTDPARSDGGRVPIGPVADQMRRTGEIIAAAEDAADMRRRLGAAALGMDAASDDSRRTQWRATVAARLPSQHWPQRTMLITAVDAHTGEPVVFDRHSGVDLADAVAASCASGFAYRIGDNRYIDGGYRRSSENADLATGYRRVLVLSPFSGRSRAPLKWGLHLAAQVDELRARGSKVETIFPDSRSAHMFGANAMDLSLRPPAARAGYDQGKALAKQLTEFWR